The Victivallis sp. Marseille-Q1083 DNA window GCTCGGCAACGTCGTCAATCCGATGGACATGATCAACCGCTGCGGCGTCGACGCCTTCCGTTATTTCCTGATGGCGGAAATGTCGCTCGGCCAGGACGCCTCGTTTACCGAAGAAGCCTTCGTCGGCCGCTACAACAGCGATCTGGCCAATGACCTCGGCAATTTGCTGAGCCGGGTGCTCAAGATGACCTTGCGCAATGGCGGCGGCGTCATTCCGGCGCCGGAAGCGCCGGACGCCGACGCCGAAGAGCTGCTGCAGACGGTCCGCGCGGCGCGGGAGGCGATGCGCAAGGCGCTGGCCGAAATGCGGCTGGAACAGGGTTTGGAGAGTATCATGAACGCGGTGCGCGCCGGCAATCGCTACCTGGAAAAAACCGCGCCGTGGACGCTGGCCAAACAAGGCGAAACCGGCCGGCTGCGGACTGTTTTGTATACCGCGTCCGAAGCGTTGCGGCAAATCTCGGTGCTGCTCCATCCGGTGATGCCGGAAAAAATGACCGAATTGCGGCTGGCGCTCGGCTTGAACGCCGCGGAAGCGGCCCACTGCTCCATCGTCGAACTGGAAAATGACGCCAACGTGCTTTCCGGACGGCAGGTGCAGGACAGCGCCGGATTGTTTCCGCGCATCGTCGATGAACCGGCGCCGGCAAAACCGGCGCCGGCCGCTCCGCCGGCGGAAAAGCCGGTCAACCTGATCACCATCGATCAGTTTTTCCAGACGGAGTTGAAAACGGCCAGAGTGCTGGCGGCGGAGAAGATCGACGGCGCCGACAAACTGCTGAAGCTTCAGATCGAAATCGGCGCGGAAAAACGTCAGTTGGTCGCCGGCGTCGCTCAGTTTTACACTCCGGAGGAGATCGTCGGCAAAACCATCGTCGTCGTCGCCAATCTGAAGCCGGCCAGGATCCGCGGCATCGAATCGCAGGGCATGTTGCTGGCGGCCAAAAAAGGCAAGGAACTGCGTCTGGTTACCGTCGACGGCGAAATCGGCTCGGGCGCTTCGGTCGGCTGAGTTTTGCCGGACAATCCGGCAACCAAAAAGTCGCTTGAAAACACCATTGCAGTGTTGACTTTTCGTCAAATGGTTCTTTATTAATAGTGAATGGAGTAATTTTCCAAAATTTAGCATGAATTTTACAGAATAAAGCAGGGAATTTTGATGTTTACGCAACGGTTGGCCAAATTTTTTACGACGGACATCGGTATTGACCTGGGTACCGCGAACTGTCTGGTTTACGTCCGAGACAAAGGGATTGTCCTGTCCGAACCATCCGTGGTGGCGATCACCGAAAACACCAAAGAGGTTCTTGCTGTCGGCGAAGAGGCCAAGCGCATGCTCGGCCGGACGCCAAGCAACATTCAGGCCATCCGCCCGATGAAGGACGGCGTCATCGCCGACTTCGACATCACCGAAAGCATGTTGCGCTATTTCATCCGCAAGGCGATCAATTCGGTGCCCTGGCGGCAGCAACTGCTCGGCCCCCGGGTGCTGGTGGCGGTGCCGTCCGGCATCACCGAAGTGGAAAATCGGGCGGTCAAAGAGAGTGCCAAACGAGCCGGCGCCGGCGTGGTATCGCTGGTCGAGGAGCCGATGGCGGCAGCGGTCGGCGTCGGGCTGCCGGTGGCGGAACCGTCCGGCAGCATGATCGTCGACATCGGCGGCGGCACGACCGAAGTGGCGGTCATTTCGCTTTCCGGCATCGTCGGCGCCAAAAGCGTCCGGGTCGGCGGCGACGAACTGGACGCCGCGATCGGCCAGCATATGAAACGGGTTTACAATTTGATGATCGGGTCGCGGACCGAAGAACGGATCAAAATCGTCCTCGGCAGCGCCTATCCGACCAAAGATGACGCCGAAATGGAAGTCAAAGGCCGCGACCTGGTGTCCGGCCTGCCGAAAACCGTCCGGATCAACGCCGGTGAAATCCGGATCGCCCTGCAGGAGCCGATCACGACGATCATCGAAGCGTGCCGGGCGACGCTGGAACGCTGTCCGCCGGAATTGGCCGCCGATTTGATCGACCGCGGCATTATGCTCGCCGGCGGCGGAGCGTTGCTCGACGGCCTGGACCGGCTGCTGGTCGAAGAAACCGGCTTGCCGGTGTTCGTCGCCGAAGATCCGTTGCTCGCCGTCGCCAACGGGACCGGCATCATGCTGCAGGAAATGGACAGCATCACCCAGGCTTGAGCGGAACTTGCCAAGGCGGGATGGACTGGAAAGCGGGCGCCGGTTTCTCCGGCGCAATTTTATTTTATGGCGGTTTCCATCAAACGATTTCATTTTTTTCATGCAAAAATGCTGATCGGGACAATTTATGAGAATTCTTTTGGTCGAGGATGACGCCAGAACGGCGGATTTCATTCTCAAGGGCTTGCAGCAGTCCGGCTACAATACGATCCATGCCGCCGACGGGACGGACGGCCTGTTCAAAGCCCGCACGGAAAGCTACGATCTGGCGATCATCGACGTCATGCTGCCGGGGCTGGACGGCTTCACGCTGGTCGAAAAACTCCGTGCCGGCGGCAACAGCCGGCCGATCATCATTCTGAGCGCCAAAAACTCGGTGAAGGACAAAATCAAAGGACTGGAAAACGGCAGCGACGACTATCTGGTCAAACCGTTCTCCTTTTCCGAACTGCTCGCCCGACTCCAGGCGCTGTTGCGCCGGGCCAACACCAACCTGGAACCGACGACGCTGAGGGTCGGCGACCTGAGCGTCGATCTGTTGAGCCACAAGGTGTATCGCGGCGATGTCCGCATCGACATTCAGCCGCTGGAATTTTCCCTGCTGGAATATCTGGCCCGCAACGCCGGCAGGGTGGTTTCCAAAACGATGATCATGGACCACGTCTGGGAATACAATTTTGATCCGCAGACCAACATCGTCGAAACCCGCATGTGCCGGCTGCGAGAAAAAATCGACAAACCGTTCGACAGCAAATTGATCCATACGATCAGGGGATTCGGCTATGTCTTGGAGCCTCAGGCGGATTTCGAAAACCGTTAAATTCCGGATTGCCGTCTGGTACGCCGCTCTCTTCGCCATTTCGGCGATTGCCGGTTTGGCCTTGCTCTACTTCTGCCTCGGCCGCGCCCTGTACGACGCGGTAGACCGGCAACTGAAAAACAGCGCCCGCGAACTGGTCTATGAATACCTGACCGGCAAACGCTTCCAGAAATTCGACCGGGAGCTGCCGCTCGCCGCCGTCAAGCCCGGCACGCTGCAGCGTTTCCGGCAGAAACTACCGACCCTGCAGCCGCTGGTGGCCTTCGAACGCAACGTCTCGGACGACCAGTTTCAAATTCTCTACGGCTGCGCCGACGGCAAACTGTACGAATTGCGGCTGGGGGCCGACAATACGGTCTATTCTCAATTGCTCGATCCGGCCAATCATCTCGCCGCTTTGCAGAAGACGTTCGAGGACCGGGAAGTGTCGGAGGGACGCAACAACCTCGTCCTGCGGCTGTATGCGGCGGACGGACGGCTGCTGGCCCATTCGCTGACCTCGAACCTGTCGGAATCGACCGGCCCGCTTTCCCGGGAACGCTACAGCACCGTCTCCGGACCGACCGCCGACTTCCGGTTGCTGGAACTGCCGTTGTTCGACGGCAGCCGTCTGCTGATCGGGCGCAACCTGCAGCCGACCCAGACGCTGATGCACCAATATCTGTTGATCTGCCTGGTCACTTTCGCCGGCATTCTGCTGGCCGGCAGTCTGTGCGGCTGGTTCATCGCCAGCCGTTTTCTCTGCCGGGTGCAACGGGTCAGCGCCACCGCCCGGCAAATCGCCGCCGGCGATTTCAGCCGCCGGGTGCCGGTCGGCAACGACGGGACGGAAATCGATGAGCTGGTCCACACCTTCAACCGGATGACAGCCAATACTGAAAAATTATTTCTGGAACTGCAAAGCGTCACCGACGACGTGGCGCATGATTTGCGGACGCCGCTGACCCGTATTCGCGGACTGGCCGAAATTACCGTCAGCGGACGTCAGGAGTTGTCCGCTTACTGGGAAATGGCAGCGATCGTCGCCGAGGAATGCAATCAGATGTTGCAGATCATCAACACCATGCTGGAAATCACCCGGATGGAAGCCAATTGCGATAAACTAACCAAGGAAGAGTTCGATTTGAACCGGCTGCTGGCCCGGGCGGGCGAATTATTTTCCGCCTCCGCCGAAGCCAAGTCGATCGAATTGCACCTGCATCTGCCGGCAACACCGGTGCCGATCGTCGCTGAAAAACTCAAAATTCAACGGGTTTTCGCCAATTTGCTGGATAACGCGCTGAAATTCACCGCCCCCGGCGGCAGCATCGACGTGGAGCTGACCACCGCCGGACAGGCCGTCGTCACCCGCATCCGCGACAACGGCTGCGGCATCAGGCCGGAAGACCTGTCCCGCGTCTTCGAACGCTTCTTCCGCAGCGATCCGAGCCGCAACTGTCCCGGCAACGGCCTGGGTTTGGCGTTGGTTCGCGCCATTGTCCAGGCCCACGGCGGCACCATTCAAGCCGACAGCAAATTCGGTCAGGGTACCGAATTTACCGTCTTTTTACCGCAAAAATAAGTCTT harbors:
- the metG gene encoding methionine--tRNA ligase; the protein is MNPDKFYVTTPIYYVNDKPHIGHAYTTVLADVLARYHRSLGIPTFFLTGTDEHGQKVQRAAEQNHITPQEQCDSTVVRFQELWHKLGITNDRFIRTTGDFHKKVVREVLQDLYDRDLIYKAEYKGWYCVPDERFFTEKDLVDGKCPECGRPVTEIIESNYFFRMSNYQQWLIDYIKSHPNFIQPAFRANETLGFLRQPLGDLCISRPKARLSWGIELPFDPDYVCYVWFDALINYISGVGYRQDDEMFRQWWPASYHLIGKDILTTHTVYWPTMLKAMNVELPESILAHGWWLTGREKMSKSLGNVVNPMDMINRCGVDAFRYFLMAEMSLGQDASFTEEAFVGRYNSDLANDLGNLLSRVLKMTLRNGGGVIPAPEAPDADAEELLQTVRAAREAMRKALAEMRLEQGLESIMNAVRAGNRYLEKTAPWTLAKQGETGRLRTVLYTASEALRQISVLLHPVMPEKMTELRLALGLNAAEAAHCSIVELENDANVLSGRQVQDSAGLFPRIVDEPAPAKPAPAAPPAEKPVNLITIDQFFQTELKTARVLAAEKIDGADKLLKLQIEIGAEKRQLVAGVAQFYTPEEIVGKTIVVVANLKPARIRGIESQGMLLAAKKGKELRLVTVDGEIGSGASVG
- a CDS encoding rod shape-determining protein, with protein sequence MFTQRLAKFFTTDIGIDLGTANCLVYVRDKGIVLSEPSVVAITENTKEVLAVGEEAKRMLGRTPSNIQAIRPMKDGVIADFDITESMLRYFIRKAINSVPWRQQLLGPRVLVAVPSGITEVENRAVKESAKRAGAGVVSLVEEPMAAAVGVGLPVAEPSGSMIVDIGGGTTEVAVISLSGIVGAKSVRVGGDELDAAIGQHMKRVYNLMIGSRTEERIKIVLGSAYPTKDDAEMEVKGRDLVSGLPKTVRINAGEIRIALQEPITTIIEACRATLERCPPELAADLIDRGIMLAGGGALLDGLDRLLVEETGLPVFVAEDPLLAVANGTGIMLQEMDSITQA
- a CDS encoding response regulator transcription factor; translated protein: MRILLVEDDARTADFILKGLQQSGYNTIHAADGTDGLFKARTESYDLAIIDVMLPGLDGFTLVEKLRAGGNSRPIIILSAKNSVKDKIKGLENGSDDYLVKPFSFSELLARLQALLRRANTNLEPTTLRVGDLSVDLLSHKVYRGDVRIDIQPLEFSLLEYLARNAGRVVSKTMIMDHVWEYNFDPQTNIVETRMCRLREKIDKPFDSKLIHTIRGFGYVLEPQADFENR
- a CDS encoding HAMP domain-containing sensor histidine kinase; translation: MSWSLRRISKTVKFRIAVWYAALFAISAIAGLALLYFCLGRALYDAVDRQLKNSARELVYEYLTGKRFQKFDRELPLAAVKPGTLQRFRQKLPTLQPLVAFERNVSDDQFQILYGCADGKLYELRLGADNTVYSQLLDPANHLAALQKTFEDREVSEGRNNLVLRLYAADGRLLAHSLTSNLSESTGPLSRERYSTVSGPTADFRLLELPLFDGSRLLIGRNLQPTQTLMHQYLLICLVTFAGILLAGSLCGWFIASRFLCRVQRVSATARQIAAGDFSRRVPVGNDGTEIDELVHTFNRMTANTEKLFLELQSVTDDVAHDLRTPLTRIRGLAEITVSGRQELSAYWEMAAIVAEECNQMLQIINTMLEITRMEANCDKLTKEEFDLNRLLARAGELFSASAEAKSIELHLHLPATPVPIVAEKLKIQRVFANLLDNALKFTAPGGSIDVELTTAGQAVVTRIRDNGCGIRPEDLSRVFERFFRSDPSRNCPGNGLGLALVRAIVQAHGGTIQADSKFGQGTEFTVFLPQK